In Leptospira perdikensis, the genomic window ATTTGGAAAAGAATACCCGCGTATTATGGAAAACAAACGTGAACAATTTACCGAAGGATTTATGGTCTCTGTTCAAAAAGACCTAAAGATACTTTCTTTTGGTGAGCGGAAGTCAGCTCTCCGGGAGATTCGTGCAACCATGGGTATGGACAATGCGGCTCTCGGTAGATGGGATGCATTAGAAGAGGAAAGGGAGAAAATCTGGCAAAACCAACAGAAGTATTCAGAAAAACGCACCCAACTTTCCTCCAAAAAAGGGGGGATGAGTTCGGACGACGAAAGAGAACTGGATTCCTTACGAAAGAAATTCTTCGGAGAAGAGGCGGAAATCATCAAAAATGAAGAGGCAAGTGGTTATTATAGGGCCCAAGAGGAGAGGACATACGGTGTCAACTAAGAACATTGTTCCGAAACATTTGACTTAAAGTTGCCATAAGTTATTGACTCATGTCATTCTTATGAATTTATATTGTAAAAAACATAGAAAGTTCAGGTGAAATATGAAAAAGAAAATCTTGATTGGGTTTTTAGCGACCCTTCTCTCCGTTCCCACCTCCGGTCTGTTTGCCGGTCCTCTTGATGGTCAGTGCATTGCACTTGTTCATGGAATCCTTGGTTTTGATGATACCCAAGGTCTCGCTGGCGGACTTGTGAAGTACTGGGGAGGCCTTGACGGTTATCTTCGTAGCCAAGGTGCTAAAGTCACCACTCCTGGAAGTTCGGCTACCAACTCCATTCCTACTCGCGCTAGTCAAATTCAATCCGCAGTGAACACTTGGATGACAGCAAACGGTTGTTCTAAGGTTCATTTGATGGGCCATAGCCAAGGTGGACTTGTCATTCGTTATATGGTATCCAATCTTGGATTTAACGGAAAAACACAAACAGTGACTACGATCAACTCCCTTCACCAAGGGGCTCCAATGGCTGATATCGTTCTTGGCGTCATTCCAAGTTGGTTACAACCTTTCGCAAATTCAGCACTCAGCCTACTTGCGAAGTTAGTTTACCGCGACGGACGTCCACAAGATGTAATCGCAATGGGAAAATCACTAACAGTAAGTTACGTGAAAACTTTTAACACAAACTCACCTAACAAATCAGGAATCAAATACTACTCTTATGGTAGTGAAATGGCTTGGGCAGACCTCGTTCAACACCCAATTATGGCACTCACTCACCCAATCACTTGGGCAGGTGGATTGTTTTATGGTTTAGGTGGTGGTAACGATGGTGTGGTTCCATTGAACTCTCAAAAGTGGGGAGCTTGGAAAGGAACACCTTCTTCTTATTGGTTTGCAACAGGGATTGACCACTTACAAGCTACAAACTTGGCTTGGAGCGGACAAAACTACTATGATGTGCAAGGTCACTACTTAAACATCGCAAAAAACGCAAAAGCTGGTTTATAAAAACCTCCTACAAAAGCCGGATATCTATCCGGCTTTTTTTATTCCTAAACAATTTCAAATCTTGATTCCACATTAGGTTTTTATACAATCAGAATGGATTTTAAAAAAATTATTATCATTATAGTTATCGTTCTTATATTTTTCTTGGGTATTCTTTACTTCTTAAAACAAGATTCTTCTTCACAATCGAAACAATCACTGAGTCCAGAAGAACAAATGGCAATGGATAGGATCTCACCTCTCGGAACGGGAGAAGGTTTTTGGGATGAGGCCATCTCTCCTTTTCGCGAGGATCGGACTAAACCTTATTTAGAATTGTTAGAGGAACTGAAATCAGGTAAAATCAATTTTGTTTGGGAAGTTTGGGCACTTAGACGTAAGTGCAAAGCAGAATATACACCAGACCAATGTAACGCTACTATCATCGCTTATATTGAATCTGAATATGAGTCACCAGATAAAGAAAAAGTAAAAGATTTGTTTTTATCCTATTTTCGTTACGAAGAAGAATACAGGAAATGGGAGCAACCAACGGATTTATCTTTTGTAGAATTGTATGAAAAAATCAAAGCGAAACGTAGGGATGTCCTAAACGATAAAGCTGATTTGATTTTTGGAATGGAAGAGTCCCAGGTTTCTTTTTTAGAAGGGAGTCAAAATTTTATCAAACAATCGGCAAACTTACCTGCGGAACAACGCGTAAAACAATTTGAAGACCTAAAGAAAAAAACATACGGAACCTATTACGATGCCCTCGTGTCCAGAGAAGATAAGTTTGATCACTACCAAGTGGAAATGAGTCTTCGTGATAAAGAATTTAACGCAATTACTGATCCAAAAGAAAAAGAAAAATATCTAAATCGTATTGAAACAAAATATTTTGGAAAAGAACGTGCAACTAATTTGGCTGAGGAAAGGGCAAAAGAATCAAAGTTTCATGAGTCGATTTCCAAATACGAATTGAAAGAGAAGGAATTTTTGAGAGAGAATGCCGGTTTATCCGCAGCCGAAAAAGAAAAGAAACTCAAAGAAATTCGGATTCAATTTCTTGGTTCTGAAGAAGAAGCGGATGCTTATATCAGAAGAAAGAATATAGAAGAAGCGGGAAAATAAACTCCCGCTTTTTTATTAACTACCAGGTAGATTTTAGTTAGTCGTTTTTACTTACCTTTTGGTTGTTTGGAGTGGGTTCCGATTTGTATTTTTCGTAAGCAGTCATTGTGTCGATGTATTCATTTCCTGCATTCCAAACAATAAATCCATGTCCTAGAGAATCTTTAGCCCCTTGCATTTGTACTTTGATATAATCTGTATAACTTAGTTTACTTGGGCCTACCATCATATTAAAACCTTGTACCCAGGCGATGGCTTTGGTTCCTTGTTTGGCTCTTTTGACCGTAAGATCTAGTCCATCTTTGATGGTTCCATAAGGATCTGCTACACGTTTGGTTAATCCATAAAAATGTGATGGATACAACATAGGATAAAGTCCGTTTAATTCTTCACTAAACGGTTCCACTTTTTGCCCAATCACATCGTTTTCAATGAAGGGAACTCGGCCAAATATGTCAGCGCTCCAACGAGTTTCTTTGGAACAACTGTCTTTGGTTTTTTCCTTATGGTCTTTTATGATTCCAAGAATGGATTCGTAACGTTTTTCGTAACTCATACTGAAGTTGGTTCCGCCATCTGCATAA contains:
- a CDS encoding esterase/lipase family protein: MKKKILIGFLATLLSVPTSGLFAGPLDGQCIALVHGILGFDDTQGLAGGLVKYWGGLDGYLRSQGAKVTTPGSSATNSIPTRASQIQSAVNTWMTANGCSKVHLMGHSQGGLVIRYMVSNLGFNGKTQTVTTINSLHQGAPMADIVLGVIPSWLQPFANSALSLLAKLVYRDGRPQDVIAMGKSLTVSYVKTFNTNSPNKSGIKYYSYGSEMAWADLVQHPIMALTHPITWAGGLFYGLGGGNDGVVPLNSQKWGAWKGTPSSYWFATGIDHLQATNLAWSGQNYYDVQGHYLNIAKNAKAGL
- a CDS encoding lipase secretion chaperone, which translates into the protein MDFKKIIIIIVIVLIFFLGILYFLKQDSSSQSKQSLSPEEQMAMDRISPLGTGEGFWDEAISPFREDRTKPYLELLEELKSGKINFVWEVWALRRKCKAEYTPDQCNATIIAYIESEYESPDKEKVKDLFLSYFRYEEEYRKWEQPTDLSFVELYEKIKAKRRDVLNDKADLIFGMEESQVSFLEGSQNFIKQSANLPAEQRVKQFEDLKKKTYGTYYDALVSREDKFDHYQVEMSLRDKEFNAITDPKEKEKYLNRIETKYFGKERATNLAEERAKESKFHESISKYELKEKEFLRENAGLSAAEKEKKLKEIRIQFLGSEEEADAYIRRKNIEEAGK
- a CDS encoding putative glycoside hydrolase, producing the protein MKQLIVSILLLFLISCQSTPKVEKRQNADSSGITPDFIEGLYINTKTIRDKKRWSLLFQVMKDAGMNTAIVDLQPHPPTPEQVAEAKALGFYMVARVVNFEGGLLEKTPNTNLVASIQKSIRKACELGFPEIQLDYIRYADGGTNFSMSYEKRYESILGIIKDHKEKTKDSCSKETRWSADIFGRVPFIENDVIGQKVEPFSEELNGLYPMLYPSHFYGLTKRVADPYGTIKDGLDLTVKRAKQGTKAIAWVQGFNMMVGPSKLSYTDYIKVQMQGAKDSLGHGFIVWNAGNEYIDTMTAYEKYKSEPTPNNQKVSKND